The sequence below is a genomic window from Microbacterium sp. SORGH_AS_0888.
CCGAACTCCCTCATCGTGAACACGACGAAGGGGCTCATGGGCGACGAGGCGGTGCGCCAGGCGATCAGCAAGTCGCTCGACCGCGACAAGATCAACGTGATCGCCGGCTCGGCCAGCGGCAAGGCGCCCACGAGCGTGCTCACGAGCTCGACGCCCGGCTACACCGACCTCGGTGACGTGCTCGCGCACGACCCCGACGGCGCCAAGAAGCTCCTGGAAGGCGACGGCTGGACCCTCGGCTCCGACGGGATCTACCAGAAGAACGGCCAGAAGCTGACGGTGACCGTGACGGCCTTCTACGCGCAGGACGTCCTCGAGGCCGCCCAGATCCAGCTGAAGGACGCCGGCATCGACCTGCAGCTGAACATGGTCTCCTCGGGCGACTTCTTCGGTGCGATCGCGAGCGGCAACTACGAGATGCTCGGCGCCGGCCTGACCCGCACCGACCCCGATGTGCTCCGAGTGCTCCTCTCCTCCACGTCGAAGTCCCGCTGGGGCATCGTCGACGACCCGGAGCTGGAGTCGATGCTGCAGAAGCAGGCGCAGACGGCTGACGCCGCCGCCCGGCAGAAGATCGTGGACGACATCCAGAAGACCGTGGCCGAGAAGGCCTACGTCATGCCGACCCTCGAGACCGTGCAGCTGCACGCCTCGCGCGCCGGCGTCGGCGGCATCGAGTTCGACTCGGCCGCGCGTGTCCAGCTCTTCGACGCGGCGGTGACCGCGAAGTGAGCGACGGGCAGCGCGTGGACTCCTCAGGAGGCGCCGGGAGGGGCCGGGTCATCGCCCGGTTCCTCCTGCCGAAGATCGCCCAGTGCATCTTCGTGGTGTGGGCGACCTACACCGTCGCCTTCCTCCTGATCCACGCGCTGCCCGGCGACCCCATCCTGGCCGCGCTGTCGGTCAAGGGCGGGGACGCGACCACGACCGACCCCGAGCAGCTCGCGGCGGTCCGTGCCCGGTACGGCCTGGACGGACCGGTGTGGCAGCAGTACCTCACGAACTTCCTCAACCTCTTCCGCGGCGACCTCGGCGTCTCCATCGCGACGGGGCAGCCCGTCTCCGAGATGGTCGGCCGCGCCTTCCCCCACACCGCGGCCGTCGCGGTCTTCGCCCTCCTCGTCGGGTTCCTCGGCGCACTCGGATTCACGGTGTGGGCCTACATCGCGCGACCCGCGTGGGTGCGTAACGTCGTGGTCCAGGTGCCGCCGCTCGGCATCGCGATCCCGGCGTTCCTCAGCGGTGTGGTGCTGATCAGCGTGTTCTCCTTCGGCCTCGGGTGGTTCCCCGCGTCGGGCACGAACGGCTTCGCGAGCGTCGTGCTGCCGGGCATCACCCTCGCGCTGCCCACCGGCGCGATCTTCTTCCAGGTCTTCTCGGCCGCCGTCTTCGATGCGGGCGCGAGCCCCTTCGTGTTCACCGCGAACGCCAAGGGCCTCAGCCAATCGGCCGTCGTGTTCCGTCACGTGCTGCGCAACGCGCTGCTGCCCTCGATCACCATCATCGGGCTGCAGATCGGCTACCTCGCCGGCGGCACGGCGGTCGTCGAGACGGTGTTCTCCCGGGACGGCATCGGCCGGCTGACGGTGGATGCCGTCCTGGCCCGCGACATCAACGTCGTCCTCGGCGTCGTGGTCGTCGTGGCGGTCGTCTACGCCGTCGTGACGCTGATCGTCGACGCGCTCTACGGCGTCATCGACCCCCGCACCCGGACGCGTCTGACCTCCGGTGCCAAGCGGACGGCGGTGACCGCATGAGCATCCTCCGCAAGCCCGGTCTCCTCGTCTCGCTGATCTTCCTCGCCGTCGTCCTCGTCGCGGTCGTCGCCCCGCAGCTCATCGCGCCCTACGACCCCTACGACTCGGTCGGCAGGATGAGGCTGGCCCCGCCGAGCCTCGAGCACCTGTTCGGCACCGACCACCTGGCACGCGACGTGTTCTCGCGCGTCGTGTACGGTGCGCAGCTCTCGCTGTCGGCGGCGGGGCTCGCCGTCGTCGCGGGCGTCGTCATCGGGGCCATCGTGGGCCTGATCACCGGCTGGCTCGGCGGATTCGTCGACGTCGCGGTCATGCGGTTCATCGACGTCCTGCTGGCGATCCCGAGCATCCTGCTCGCCCTCATCGTCGTCGCCTCCCTCGGCTTCGGGCCGCTCTCGATCGCGCTCGGCGTCGGGCTCGGGACCGCGGGGTCGTTCGCACGTGTCATGCGATCCCAGGTCCTGCGGGTACGGGGCGAGGAGTTCGTCGAGGCGGCGGAGACCCTCGGCGTGCGCCGGCCGGTCGTGCTCCTGCGTCACGTGCTGCCCAACGCCGCCCGCCCGATCGTCGCGATGGCCGCGCTCGAGCTCGCGGTGGCGATCCTCTCGGTCTCGGCGCTGAGCTTCCTCGGGTTCGGCGCCCAGCCGCCCGCGCCCGAGTGGGGCTCGCTCGTCTCCGCCGGACGCGACTTCGTCGCCACGGCGCCGTGGCTCAGCATCCTTCCCGGTGTCGTGATCCTCGCGGTCGTGCTGGCCGTGAACCGGGTGTCCCGCTACCTCGGAGGGGATCGATGAGCGCTCTGCTGGAGGTCCGCGGCCTCCGCGTCGACTACGGCGTCGGACGTCGTGCGCACGCGGCGCTGCGCGGTGTCGACCTGCGGGTCGGCGCGGGCGAGATCGTCGCGATCGTGGGGGAGTCCGGCTCGGGCAAGAGCACGCTCGCGCACGCCATCGTGCGGCTCCTGCCCGACGTCGCGCGAGTCCGGGAGGGGTCGATCTCCTTCGACGGATCGGAACTGCGGCGGATGCCGCTCGCCGCGCTCCGGCGGATCCGCGGCGGACGGATCGGCTTCGTTCCGCAGGACCCCTCGCACAGCCTCAACCCGCTCATGCGGATCGGCGAGCAGGTCGCCGAGACGCTGCGGCGCCACCGGGGCATGTCGCGACAGGACGCTGCCCGTCGCGCGGTCGAGATCCTCGCCGAGGTGGGGATCCCGGACCCGGAGCTGCGTGCCGGGCAGTACCCGCACGAGCTCTCCGGCGGCCTGCGGCAGCGCGTGCTCATCGGCATCGCCTGGGCCTGCGAGCCGCAGCTCGTGATCGCCGACGAGCCGACCAGCGCCCTGGACGCGACCGTGCAGCGTCACGTGCTCGACCGGATGCAGCGCCTCGCCGTCGCGCACGGCACGGCCGTCCTGCTGGTGACGCACGACCTCGCGGTCGCCGCCGAGCGCGCCGACCGGATCGTCGTGGTCGAGCAGGGGGTCGTGGTCGAGGAGGGACCCTCGCAGCAGGTGCTCGCCGCGCCGTCGCACGAGTACACGCGCCGGCTCGTCGCCGCCGCGCCCGGACTCCACAGCACGCGGCTCACGGCCTCACCGGGGATCGTCGGGGCCGCCGCGGAGCCCTCGGCGGCCCCGCTCGTGCGGGTCACGAGCCTCGGCAAGACCTACTCCTCCGGGCGTCGCGCGAACGCCGCCCCGGCCGTGACGGGCGCCGACTTCGACATCGCCCGCGGCTCGACCTTCGCCCTCGTGGGCGAGTCGGGCTCGGGCAAGAGCACGACGGCGCGCATGGTCGCGCGGATCATCCCCTCCGACGAGGGACGCATCGACTTCGACGGACAGGACATCACCCGCCTCACGGGCGAGCCGCTGCGGCAGCTGCGCCGCCGCATCCAGGTCGTGTACCAGAACCCGTTCGGATCGCTCGATCCGCGCATGACGGTCGCGGCGCTCGTCGCGGAGCCGTTGCGCGCGTTCGGGACCGGCCGTCGCGAGCGGAGCAGCGCGGTCGGAGAGCTGCTCCACCAGGTGCGGCTGCGTCCCGAGCTGGCCGCGCGCCGACCGGCCGAGCTGTCGGGCGGTCAGCGTCAGCGCGTCGCCATCGCGCGGGCACTCGCGCTGCGCCCCGAGCTCGTGGTGCTCGACGAGCCGGTCTCCGCGCTCGACGTCTCGGTGCAGGAGCAGGTGCTGCAGCTGCTCGTCGACCTGCAGGCGGAGCACGGTCTCACCTACCTGTTCATCTCGCACGACCTCGGCGTGGTGCGTCAGATCTCGGATCGCGTCGCCGTCATGAAGGGCGGCCGGATCCTGGAGCAGGGCACGACGGAGCGCATCTTCGCCGCGCCGGGCCACGACTACACGCGGGAGCTGATCGGCGCCATCCCGGGGGCACGGCTGGGCTGAGCCCCCGGCGCGTGCCTTCCGATCGGCGCGGGGGTCGCTCCGGCCGGGGTGGGCGGGTCAGCTCAGGCCGAGCGCGCTCAGCACGCGGCGGACGATCCGTTCGCTCTCGTCGACGACGTGCGCGATGATGCGCTCACCCTTCTCCGGCGTCGCCGGGCGCGGATCGCCGAACACCCCCGTCGCCGACAGCGGGGCGAGCGCCATCTGGCGCAGCCCGAAGTCGGCGGGAAGCTCCGGGTAGTCGGCGACCATCCGGTCGCGGTGCACGAGCGCTGGGGCGATCGCGAGCACCATCGAGGTCTCGATCTCGTCGGCGTGGCACAGTCCCGGCGCCGCCCACGGAGTCTCCTTTACCCGGTCGCCGATCTCGGTCAGACCCGGGTAGTCCAGCACCAGGACGGGGATGCCGCCGCGCACCGCCGATGCCTCCGCCGCCGTCTGGAGCGGGAGCCGGTTGCCGAAGTCGCCGTTGACGACGACGAGCGCGGCGAAGCCGCCCCGCTCGAGCGAGGCCGCGAGGTCGCCGCAGACGGCTGCGACGGTGTCGGCGCCGAGCGAGACCGTGCCCGGCAGCGCCTCGTTGCTCCACGTGTTGCCGAATGCGACCGCGGGCAGCAGCACCGCGTCGAGGCGCTCCGCCAGACGTCGGGCCACCGCATCCGCCTGCAGCGTGTCGGTCGACAGCGGGAGGTGCGGGCCGTGCTGCTCCAGCGCCCCGAACGGGAGGATCGCGACGCCCGGTCGCTCCCGCAGGTGCGCGGCGACATCGGGCCAGGCGGCGTGGGCGAGCTCGAGCAACGGGTCCTCCGGGGTCGGGTCGGCGGGCCTCAGGCCTCGCTCATGGTCGGCCGTTCGAACGAGAGCCCCGCCGCCTCGAGGGCGACGCGCCGCTCCTCGATGCGACGATGCAGCTCGTGCTGCGCCTCGTCTATCGTCGCAGCATCCAGCGGCAGACTCCGCGTCCGGGTGCGGCCGCCATGCGCTGCGACGTAGGCGTCGAGGGCGGAGCCCGACTCCCAGGAGGTCACCAGCGCGTACCGGGGTCGCGTGCCGCGATGCCACACGGCGTGCCACAGGCGCTGCGTGTCGACGAGGATGCGGCTGCCCGCCGGTAGCGGCAGCCGTGTCTCCGTCGCGGGGTCGAAGCGGTCCTCGCGGAGCACGAGCACCGAGTCGGGGTCGTGCGTGAGATTCTCCAGGCACCGCACGACCCAGCCCGACCCGGTGGTGTTGAGACGGTTGTTGTCGTCCTCGTGCAGGTTGTAGATCGCATCCGCGTAGGTGTTGGGCTGCAGCTCGACGACCCGGCAGCGGCCGACGTTGGCGCCCGGCTCCTGCGCACGGCGCGCGAGCTCGGGGGCGATCCGCACCTGCGAGTCGATCCACACGCCGTCCTTGTCGGTGCGCGGCGGGGTCCGGTTCCAGAACGCGTTGCAGTCGATCCGGCCGTCGAAGCTCGTGAGCGGGGCGAAGCGTGTGATGCCCGACGACCGCCATCCGACGTACTCGAGGTCCTGCCACTGCGACCGCTCCGGCGGCGCGACGGCATCCAGCACCGCGTACCCCGTCTCGGCGAGGATCGGCAGCGTGACGTAGGCCGACATCGTGTCCCCCTCCGGACTCGTTCCCCGATGGAGGCGAGCCTAAGCCCGCGGCCGGGGCCGCCTCAACGCGAGGCGCCGGGAAAAGTCATCGCAGCGAGGCGGCGACCTCCCGCAGCGCATCCGCGGACCGGCGCAGGAGCACGCGTTCTGCGGGGTCGAACGTCGTCTCGGCGATCGGCACGGCGCCGCTTGCGCTGACGATCGAAGGCACCGAGAGCGCGACCCCATCGACCCCGTGGAAGCCGTCGAGCACGGTCGAGACGGGCATGACAGCGTGTTCGTCGCCCAGGATCGCCTCGACGATGCGTGCGCTCGAGAGACCGATCGCGTAGTTCGTCGCGCCCTTGCCCTGGATGACCTTGTAGGCGGCGTCGCGCACGTCGACGGCGATCTCGTCGAGCTCGTCGATCGTCATGCGCGGGCGGTCGGGCGTCTGCCACTCGAGGATCGGGACCGTGCCGATCGTGGCCTTCGACCACAGCGGGAACTCGGTGTCGCCGTGCTCGCCGACGATGTAGGCGTGGACGCTCGAGGCGGAGACCCCCGCCCGCTGGGCGAGCCGCCACCGGAGTCGGGAGGTGTCGAGGACCGTGCCGGAGGCGAAGATGCGCTCGGGCGGAAGCCCGGTCGCCTCCTGGGCCAGCACGGTGAGCACGTCGCACGGGTTGGTGACGATGACGTAGATCGCGTTCGGTGCGACCTCGAGAAGCTGCGGCATCATCGTCTTGAGGATGTTCGCGTTGGTGCTCGCCAGCTCGATCCGCGTCTGACCCGGCCTCTGCTTGGCGCCGGCGGTGATGACGACGACGTGCGAGCCCTCGACGACCGAGATGTCGCTGCCGCCGATGATGTCGCTCGTGCCGGTGAACTGCGTTCCGTGGGCCAGGTCGAGAACCTCCGCCTCGACCTTCTCGGTGGCGATGTCGTACAGCGCGACGTGGCGAGCGGATCCGCGGATGAGCGCCGCGTAGGCGGTGCTGGAACCGACCGATCCGGCGCCGACGACGGTGAGCTTCGAGTTCTCGATCACGGACATGCGGCCAGTCTTTCAGGCCGAGGACGGCGGGGCCACTGCTCGCGCCGGGTTTATCCCGCCGCCGGGTCGTGCCGGGTCGTGCCGGGGCGTGCCGGGGCGTGCCGGGGCGCGGTGTGGCGTGGTGTGGTGGGGTCGGGTGCATGCTGCGGCGTGGTGCGCATAACTCAGGCAGAACTGGCCTGGTGGGGCTGGTGGCGGTGTGCGGGAGGCGGTTCTGCCTGAGTTATGAACGGCCGGAGCCGGAGCCGGAGCCGGAGCCGGAGCCGGAGCCGGAGCCGGA
It includes:
- a CDS encoding ABC transporter permease, which produces MDSSGGAGRGRVIARFLLPKIAQCIFVVWATYTVAFLLIHALPGDPILAALSVKGGDATTTDPEQLAAVRARYGLDGPVWQQYLTNFLNLFRGDLGVSIATGQPVSEMVGRAFPHTAAVAVFALLVGFLGALGFTVWAYIARPAWVRNVVVQVPPLGIAIPAFLSGVVLISVFSFGLGWFPASGTNGFASVVLPGITLALPTGAIFFQVFSAAVFDAGASPFVFTANAKGLSQSAVVFRHVLRNALLPSITIIGLQIGYLAGGTAVVETVFSRDGIGRLTVDAVLARDINVVLGVVVVVAVVYAVVTLIVDALYGVIDPRTRTRLTSGAKRTAVTA
- a CDS encoding ABC transporter permease, giving the protein MSILRKPGLLVSLIFLAVVLVAVVAPQLIAPYDPYDSVGRMRLAPPSLEHLFGTDHLARDVFSRVVYGAQLSLSAAGLAVVAGVVIGAIVGLITGWLGGFVDVAVMRFIDVLLAIPSILLALIVVASLGFGPLSIALGVGLGTAGSFARVMRSQVLRVRGEEFVEAAETLGVRRPVVLLRHVLPNAARPIVAMAALELAVAILSVSALSFLGFGAQPPAPEWGSLVSAGRDFVATAPWLSILPGVVILAVVLAVNRVSRYLGGDR
- a CDS encoding ABC transporter ATP-binding protein, translated to MSALLEVRGLRVDYGVGRRAHAALRGVDLRVGAGEIVAIVGESGSGKSTLAHAIVRLLPDVARVREGSISFDGSELRRMPLAALRRIRGGRIGFVPQDPSHSLNPLMRIGEQVAETLRRHRGMSRQDAARRAVEILAEVGIPDPELRAGQYPHELSGGLRQRVLIGIAWACEPQLVIADEPTSALDATVQRHVLDRMQRLAVAHGTAVLLVTHDLAVAAERADRIVVVEQGVVVEEGPSQQVLAAPSHEYTRRLVAAAPGLHSTRLTASPGIVGAAAEPSAAPLVRVTSLGKTYSSGRRANAAPAVTGADFDIARGSTFALVGESGSGKSTTARMVARIIPSDEGRIDFDGQDITRLTGEPLRQLRRRIQVVYQNPFGSLDPRMTVAALVAEPLRAFGTGRRERSSAVGELLHQVRLRPELAARRPAELSGGQRQRVAIARALALRPELVVLDEPVSALDVSVQEQVLQLLVDLQAEHGLTYLFISHDLGVVRQISDRVAVMKGGRILEQGTTERIFAAPGHDYTRELIGAIPGARLG
- a CDS encoding creatininase family protein → MLELAHAAWPDVAAHLRERPGVAILPFGALEQHGPHLPLSTDTLQADAVARRLAERLDAVLLPAVAFGNTWSNEALPGTVSLGADTVAAVCGDLAASLERGGFAALVVVNGDFGNRLPLQTAAEASAVRGGIPVLVLDYPGLTEIGDRVKETPWAAPGLCHADEIETSMVLAIAPALVHRDRMVADYPELPADFGLRQMALAPLSATGVFGDPRPATPEKGERIIAHVVDESERIVRRVLSALGLS
- a CDS encoding L-lactate dehydrogenase, translated to MSVIENSKLTVVGAGSVGSSTAYAALIRGSARHVALYDIATEKVEAEVLDLAHGTQFTGTSDIIGGSDISVVEGSHVVVITAGAKQRPGQTRIELASTNANILKTMMPQLLEVAPNAIYVIVTNPCDVLTVLAQEATGLPPERIFASGTVLDTSRLRWRLAQRAGVSASSVHAYIVGEHGDTEFPLWSKATIGTVPILEWQTPDRPRMTIDELDEIAVDVRDAAYKVIQGKGATNYAIGLSSARIVEAILGDEHAVMPVSTVLDGFHGVDGVALSVPSIVSASGAVPIAETTFDPAERVLLRRSADALREVAASLR